TCAGAATGACGCCCCCAGAGCCGTCTCCGTCGAAGAGGAAGGTGCCTCTAGTGCCCCATAATGGCCCGTCTGAAGATTTGGAGTTTAAGACACCCACCAAGCCCAAACTCATCACCCAAGTCACGCCATTGAGGTCAGCatccaagtcatcatcCTTTATGCACCGAATTGCCATGGCTAGTCTGAGCAGCCCCACTAAGACGCCCATGCGAACACCAGTGTCAATGGGTCTCGGGGCGTTGGCAGCGGACACTCCACAGTATCTCAAACGAAATATCCTGAAGTTTGAGTTGTCTCAAACCGACAAATCTCCATTTCTTTCCCAGCCATCGTCGCCGGTTAATACCAGGTCTCCTTCAACCCCCACCTCCAAGTCGACGATTAATTTTCTGGTTTCTCCGTCACCCTTGAAGTCTCATGGATTCCGCCAAATGGGTAACAGAAGTCTACTTGATGTCTACCGAGACCATAAGAGCATCATCATCTCGCAACAAGAACATGACAAGTACGGGGTGGATAGTGAGTCATCTGAAGAGGAACAGGCCCTCACAGGAGAGCTGTATGTTCCTAGACGAAAGAAGAGCAAGACACAGAAAAGATCCACCAGACGGTACAAGATTAAGCCAAACATCGCGtctgttgaagatgatagTATGGGCTCGAAGAACTTGCATAAGGTGTTGGAGGAGATCAATGAGAATGAAGAGAAGaggttggagaagatggCACAAGGAGTGGAGAGCagtgaaggtgaagaaagtgaagaagataagAAGCCAGTCAAGCCTGCAACCAAATCGAAGGGAAGAAAAGTTGCACCTATAAGTCACAACTacaagagattgaagattcactacaagaagaataagaACTGGGGGAGAAGGCGTTAGTTATGCACTAAGATTGCACACCGTATTAAATCGTCCACCTAATTGTAAGCACATATAATACATAATAAGTCATTCACCTGTTAATACATACTAGCAACCAATTCACTCAGGTCCCCACCAGAGCCAAATTGAACTCGTTTCTTGAGCGGGTCCGAGAAGTCTTGAGATTCAACTTTGACTTCAGCTTTGCCTGCCACATACACAGGTTTCTCCCACTTGTTGTTATCGGCTTCGTAATCCCACACGTTTTGAGTTGCgatatcttcatcttttCTCTTGCTTTGTTTAAGATCGTCTTCCAATTTCGTGATTTCATGGGTATTCGcttcgtcgtcgtcatcatctCTCATCGAGTACTTTTCTACCATCGTCACCTTTCCATCTTTTATGACCATTTCAACCGTCTTTTGGCCTTTACCCAACCGTTTCTGTTCATTCTCTTCATATTTCCTGAATTGTCGTTGCTGCTTCTTTAACCTTATCGCTCTCTCGGCGGCAGAAAGCCACATATTACCACTGTTGGAAGTGGAGATTTCGTAGTCGGCTGCGTTGTCTATGATCTtggttctttcttctccattGTCTTGGAAGTCTAGTAATGTATTGAGTCTTTGTTGAGCTGCCACTAGATCAGGATCAACTCCGCTGATATTATTGTAGTACAGAATCTCCTTCTCCTGCTGTGACTGGGTTTCTCGGGAGGCAATTTCCTCCTCTAGTCTCTCGTGCTGGATCTTCCTCTCGGCTTCGGCTTGTTTCAAAGCAGCATCTTGAGCTTTCCAGAGATTTTCACCGGCCTTTAAACTAACCACTATCTTCTTGGGCTTGGTTTGAGGCTTGGGTGATCCCTGGTACCTTTCTGGTCTTACTGGTTTCCCGTCCAAttcttgtttttctttTAGTAACACTTCTTTTATCTCGACTCTATCTTTAACAGAAAGAAGCTCGTAGCCACAGAAAGAACATGGCTGTAACCCCTCTCTGGCACAGATAATCTTGCCGCAGTTCAAGCAGTTGGGGGCTATTTCGAATAGTGGATGCCTCGTAGCATTACAGAAGCAAACTGTGCGTGAGTCATCATCCTTCTTCACTTCAAGTGAATTCAATACCGcctcaaga
Above is a window of Yamadazyma tenuis chromosome 1, complete sequence DNA encoding:
- a CDS encoding uncharacterized protein (EggNog:ENOG503NXED; COG:K), which encodes MISAKQKLELAGAIAEIIPLDPESCSQMVEYGLTLPNDSAIQDHFLNILGESDTTSAFLMKFIDVKNSLKHKPKVTPSPSSVIEPQPKRDSKNAWSTTKSRETSSSPAPIKPSKRVPITTSELIKEKQEETPKENRKSRKKKLESLQDLEAVLNSLEVKKDDDSRTVCFCNATRHPLFEIAPNCLNCGKIICAREGLQPCSFCGYELLSVKDRVEIKEVLLKEKQELDGKPVRPERYQGSPKPQTKPKKIVVSLKAGENLWKAQDAALKQAEAERKIQHERLEEEIASRETQSQQEKEISYYNNISGVDPDLVAAQQRLNTLLDFQDNGEERTKIIDNAADYEISTSNSGNMWLSAAERAIRLKKQQRQFRKYEENEQKRLGKGQKTVEMVIKDGKVTMVEKYSMRDDDDDEANTHEITKLEDDLKQSKRKDEDIATQNVWDYEADNNKWEKPVYVAGKAEVKVESQDFSDPLKKRVQFGSGGDSSELVASMY